The following coding sequences lie in one Thermosulfuriphilus ammonigenes genomic window:
- a CDS encoding UDP-glucose dehydrogenase family protein, with the protein MHVTVVGTGYVGLVTGAGLADFGLQVVCVDKDEEKIETLRSGEIPFYEPGLKELVDKNVRAKRLDFSTDLAEAVRRSLVVFLAVGTPPAPDGGADLSQIREVVLKLADIVDEYKVVVTKSTVPVGTNRWIKRLFDEHKKNSIDIDVISNPEFLREGSAVKDFMWPNRVVIGGESAYAIAIVKDIYRPLYLIETPFVITNLETAELIKYASNAFLATKISFINEIANLCELVGADVHHVAKAMGLDGRIGPKFLHPGPGFGGSCFPKDIQALAKLARDRGYNLKIVEAVIEVNKDQRRRAVNKIVEMCGGEVTGKVIALLGLSFKPNTSDIREAPALTIVAELLAQGAKLKAYDPAAMEEFKRVFPPEKILYCDDPYQAAEGADCLVLVTEWNEFRYLDLSRLKDLLKSPRLVDLRNVYNPSRMKEMGFHYTGVGRG; encoded by the coding sequence ATGCACGTTACGGTAGTAGGAACAGGATACGTGGGGCTGGTAACCGGGGCCGGTTTGGCAGATTTTGGTCTTCAGGTCGTCTGTGTGGATAAAGATGAAGAGAAGATAGAAACGCTTCGGTCGGGAGAGATTCCCTTTTATGAACCGGGCCTCAAAGAATTGGTAGACAAAAACGTTCGCGCCAAAAGACTAGATTTTTCTACTGATCTGGCTGAAGCTGTCCGAAGATCACTGGTTGTCTTTTTGGCGGTGGGGACCCCACCTGCTCCTGACGGGGGGGCAGATCTTTCTCAGATCAGAGAAGTGGTTCTTAAGCTGGCCGATATTGTTGATGAATACAAGGTAGTGGTTACCAAAAGTACCGTTCCGGTAGGAACTAATCGCTGGATAAAGCGCCTCTTTGATGAACATAAAAAGAACTCCATAGATATAGACGTCATCTCTAACCCCGAGTTCCTCAGGGAGGGCTCAGCGGTTAAGGACTTCATGTGGCCTAATCGGGTGGTTATCGGAGGGGAGAGCGCCTATGCCATTGCTATAGTTAAGGACATATACCGCCCTCTTTATCTAATAGAGACTCCTTTTGTGATTACCAACCTGGAAACTGCCGAGCTTATTAAATATGCCTCTAACGCCTTCTTAGCCACCAAGATTTCCTTTATCAATGAGATTGCCAATCTCTGTGAGCTGGTAGGGGCTGACGTTCACCATGTGGCCAAGGCCATGGGGCTTGACGGGCGTATTGGTCCTAAATTTCTTCATCCAGGCCCGGGGTTTGGAGGCTCCTGTTTCCCTAAAGATATTCAAGCCCTGGCCAAACTGGCCCGGGATAGAGGATATAACCTTAAGATCGTCGAAGCGGTTATAGAGGTCAATAAAGATCAGCGTCGCCGGGCCGTAAACAAAATTGTTGAGATGTGCGGCGGTGAGGTTACCGGAAAGGTTATTGCCCTTCTGGGGCTCTCCTTTAAACCCAACACCAGTGATATTCGGGAAGCTCCGGCCCTGACTATAGTCGCCGAGCTTCTGGCCCAGGGGGCCAAGCTTAAGGCCTATGATCCAGCGGCCATGGAGGAATTCAAGAGAGTTTTTCCCCCAGAGAAAATCCTTTACTGTGATGATCCCTATCAGGCAGCCGAAGGAGCCGATTGTCTGGTGTTAGTTACGGAGTGGAATGAATTCCGCTATCTGGATCTTAGCCGTCTTAAAGATCTTCTTAAAAGCCCCCGACTGGTTGATTTAAGAAACGTCTATAATCCAAGCCGTATGAAAGAGATGGGATTTCACTACACAGGCGTAGGGAGAGGTTAA
- a CDS encoding GDP-mannose 4,6-dehydratase, whose protein sequence is MILVTGGAGFIGSHLIDRLLDEGQEVVCIDNFNDYYSPELKRSNIAQASKNPRFHLEEGDICDFPFLEAVFERYPIEEIVHLAARAGVRPSIAEPRLYEEVNGLGTVNLLELARRYKVSSFIYGGSSSVYGAASRVPFSEDDPCDRPISPYAATKRANELMCYTYHHLYGIKVTVLRFFTVYGPRQRPEMAIHKFTRLIDQGEEIPLFGDGSSKRDYTYIDDIIQGVMAARQKAYPFEIFNLGESRTTDLITLVRLIEENLGKKAKIRWLPDQPGDVPLTYADISKARRMLGYNPQVPIEEGIRRFVEWYRKNRDRLT, encoded by the coding sequence ATGATTCTGGTCACTGGTGGTGCAGGATTTATCGGTTCTCATTTGATAGATCGCCTTCTGGATGAAGGGCAGGAGGTAGTCTGCATTGACAACTTCAATGATTACTACTCTCCTGAACTTAAACGTTCCAACATTGCCCAGGCCAGTAAGAACCCTCGTTTTCATCTGGAGGAAGGAGATATCTGTGATTTTCCTTTTCTGGAAGCAGTCTTTGAGCGCTATCCGATAGAAGAGATTGTTCATTTAGCCGCTCGAGCTGGGGTACGTCCCTCTATTGCCGAGCCTCGGCTCTATGAAGAGGTAAATGGTTTGGGAACAGTTAATCTCCTTGAGTTGGCCCGGCGATATAAAGTTTCCTCCTTCATTTATGGGGGGTCGTCGTCAGTCTATGGTGCGGCCAGTCGGGTGCCATTTTCTGAGGACGATCCCTGTGATCGGCCAATATCACCTTATGCGGCCACCAAAAGGGCCAATGAGCTTATGTGTTATACCTACCATCACCTTTACGGCATCAAGGTGACGGTTCTGCGATTCTTTACGGTCTATGGTCCAAGACAGCGGCCGGAGATGGCCATTCATAAGTTTACCCGTTTGATAGATCAGGGAGAGGAGATTCCCCTCTTTGGAGATGGAAGTTCCAAGCGAGACTATACTTATATAGATGACATCATTCAGGGAGTTATGGCCGCTCGCCAGAAGGCCTATCCCTTTGAGATCTTTAACCTCGGGGAGTCTCGGACCACAGATCTGATAACTCTGGTCCGGCTGATCGAGGAAAACCTGGGAAAGAAGGCCAAGATCCGCTGGTTGCCGGATCAACCTGGAGATGTTCCTCTCACCTATGCTGACATCTCGAAGGCTCGGCGGATGCTTGGCTACAACCCCCAGGTACCTATTGAAGAAGGTATTCGGCGCTTTGTGGAGTGGTACCGCAAAAACAGAGATAGACTAACCTAA
- the glmS gene encoding glutamine--fructose-6-phosphate transaminase (isomerizing), translated as MCGIVGYVGHRRVIPVLLEGLKRLEYRGYDSAGIACLNGDRLLLSRAQGKLINLDEKTADIRSLASGIGLGHTRWATHGEPSEENAHPHRDCHEELVVVHNGIIENYHSLRERLKGQGHHFRSDTDTEVIAHLIEEHLSKGFVAAVFTALKELVGSYALGVLWAKEPQTLICARNQSPLVIGLGEEEVFLASDIPALLPWTRRVIFLDDGQLAVLKPGEVKIFDLASGQEISKKVHEITWDASMAEKGGFRHFMLKEIYEQPQAVLNTFRGRLNPETGEISLPEISLLPEEIQRISKIFIVACGTSYHAGLVGKYLLERWVGIPVEVDLASEFRYRHLLIDNHTLAIPISQSGETADTLAGLRMARQMGAKIISICNVLGSTITRESHGTIYTHAGPEIGVASTKAFTSQLTALLLLTFYLAQARGTSPEGCRELLSALVAVPGILENWLPKWHKTSEEIAQRFYKARNFLYLGRNIHFPIALEGALKLKEISYIHAEGYAAGEMKHGPIALIDEQMPVVALAPKDHVYEKMVSNIEEVRSRRGQVISLVTEGDETLPEVSQATIHLPQVVPEVSPIVATVPLQLLAYEIAVTLGCDVDQPRNLAKSVTVE; from the coding sequence ATGTGCGGAATTGTCGGTTATGTCGGTCATCGACGGGTGATCCCGGTTCTCCTGGAAGGGCTCAAGCGTCTGGAGTATCGGGGTTATGATTCGGCCGGAATCGCTTGCCTTAATGGAGACCGTCTGCTCCTTAGCCGGGCCCAAGGTAAGCTCATCAACCTTGATGAGAAAACGGCTGACATCCGATCCCTGGCCTCGGGAATTGGTCTGGGACATACCCGCTGGGCCACTCACGGTGAGCCTTCCGAGGAAAACGCTCACCCCCATAGGGACTGCCATGAGGAGTTAGTAGTTGTCCACAACGGAATTATTGAAAATTACCATTCCTTAAGGGAGCGCCTCAAGGGACAGGGGCATCACTTTCGCTCTGACACAGATACCGAGGTCATTGCCCATCTCATAGAGGAGCATCTTTCTAAAGGGTTTGTGGCCGCAGTTTTTACCGCTCTAAAAGAGCTAGTTGGTTCTTATGCCTTGGGTGTCTTATGGGCCAAGGAACCTCAAACCTTGATCTGTGCTCGGAACCAGAGCCCCTTGGTTATTGGGCTAGGGGAAGAGGAGGTCTTTTTGGCCTCGGATATCCCGGCCCTTTTGCCTTGGACCAGAAGGGTGATTTTCCTTGACGATGGTCAATTGGCCGTCCTCAAGCCAGGAGAGGTGAAGATTTTTGATCTGGCCAGTGGTCAAGAGATTTCCAAGAAAGTCCATGAGATCACATGGGACGCCAGCATGGCCGAGAAGGGCGGCTTTCGCCACTTTATGCTCAAGGAGATTTATGAGCAACCCCAGGCCGTTCTTAACACCTTTCGGGGGCGGCTCAACCCGGAGACCGGGGAGATAAGCCTTCCTGAGATTTCTCTTCTTCCTGAGGAGATTCAAAGAATCTCCAAGATCTTTATTGTTGCCTGTGGCACCTCCTATCATGCTGGCTTGGTGGGCAAATATCTCCTTGAGCGCTGGGTGGGGATTCCGGTGGAGGTTGATCTGGCCTCTGAGTTTCGCTACCGTCATCTTCTGATAGACAACCACACTCTGGCCATTCCTATCTCTCAGTCCGGCGAGACGGCCGACACCCTAGCTGGTCTGCGCATGGCCCGGCAGATGGGAGCCAAAATTATCTCTATCTGCAATGTCTTAGGCAGTACCATCACCCGGGAATCTCATGGAACCATCTACACCCATGCTGGTCCTGAGATCGGGGTGGCCTCTACTAAGGCCTTCACCAGTCAGCTTACGGCCCTGCTACTTCTTACTTTCTATTTGGCTCAGGCAAGGGGCACCTCACCTGAGGGTTGCCGTGAGCTCCTGTCGGCCTTGGTGGCCGTTCCTGGTATTCTGGAGAACTGGCTTCCTAAGTGGCATAAGACCAGTGAGGAGATAGCTCAAAGATTTTATAAGGCCCGCAACTTTCTTTATCTGGGGCGAAATATTCATTTTCCGATTGCCCTTGAAGGGGCCTTAAAACTCAAAGAGATCTCCTATATTCATGCTGAGGGTTATGCCGCTGGCGAGATGAAACACGGTCCTATTGCCCTTATAGATGAACAGATGCCGGTGGTGGCCCTGGCACCGAAGGATCATGTCTATGAAAAGATGGTCAGCAATATTGAAGAGGTTCGCTCTCGCAGAGGACAGGTAATCAGTTTGGTAACCGAGGGGGATGAGACACTTCCAGAGGTCTCTCAGGCCACCATCCATCTTCCTCAGGTTGTCCCTGAGGTTTCCCCTATCGTGGCCACGGTACCTCTTCAACTCTTGGCCTATGAGATCGCCGTTACTCTGGGTTGTGATGTCGATCAACCGCGAAACCTGGCCAAAAGCGTTACGGTAGAATAA
- a CDS encoding TIGR03013 family XrtA/PEP-CTERM system glycosyltransferase, with protein sequence MVKLFERYYPVRRILFFFGETVFILAIITLVFLWKVGGDLSYLDDYHLWLKILFILVVCQISLYYFDLYRFKPGDNLFETSVRICQALGVASIITGFAYIAFPQLILLQGTFLISLVFFIIAAVSWRLVYLWAIKNDFLNEKVVLLGSGKLAAEIIKEIKNNPDCGYKVVAVVANPSANALVGSPDFRDLPVYSLEEDLLECVVRSGAEEIVVALDERRGKMPVEALLRCRMAGIPVVEGETFYELLTGKILVEKINPSWLIFGEGFRQSLPRRVAKRAMSIVCSAIGLVLTLPIIIIVALAIKLDSPGPVLFVQERVGKDGRVFKLYKFRSMRQDAEKNGAKWAAQNDPRVTRVGRIIRKLRIDEIPQMWNVLKGDMAFVGPRPERPVFVERLRRKIPFYDQRHTVHPGITGWAQVCYPYGASDEDALEKLKYDLYYIKHMSLALDLYIIFKTIKIVLFGEGAR encoded by the coding sequence ATGGTTAAGCTCTTTGAACGTTACTACCCGGTAAGGAGAATCCTTTTTTTCTTCGGGGAGACTGTTTTTATTCTGGCCATTATTACCCTGGTCTTCCTCTGGAAGGTTGGAGGAGATCTTTCTTATCTTGATGATTATCACCTTTGGCTGAAGATTTTATTCATTCTAGTCGTCTGTCAGATAAGTCTTTATTACTTTGATCTCTACCGTTTTAAACCTGGAGACAACCTTTTTGAGACCTCAGTTAGGATTTGTCAGGCCCTGGGAGTGGCTTCCATTATTACCGGTTTTGCCTACATAGCCTTTCCCCAGCTTATCCTTCTCCAGGGTACCTTTTTGATCTCTTTAGTCTTCTTTATTATTGCCGCGGTCTCCTGGAGGTTGGTGTATCTCTGGGCTATCAAGAATGACTTTCTCAATGAAAAGGTGGTTCTTTTAGGTTCTGGCAAGTTGGCGGCAGAGATTATAAAAGAAATCAAAAATAACCCCGACTGTGGCTATAAAGTGGTGGCCGTAGTGGCCAACCCTAGCGCCAATGCCCTTGTCGGCAGCCCTGACTTTCGAGATTTACCTGTCTATTCGTTAGAGGAAGATCTCCTTGAGTGTGTTGTTCGTAGCGGGGCGGAGGAGATCGTGGTGGCCCTTGATGAAAGAAGGGGCAAGATGCCGGTGGAGGCCTTGCTTCGTTGTCGGATGGCCGGAATCCCGGTGGTGGAGGGGGAGACCTTCTATGAATTGCTTACCGGAAAGATCCTGGTGGAGAAGATCAACCCTAGCTGGCTTATCTTTGGTGAGGGCTTTCGGCAGTCCCTCCCCCGACGGGTGGCCAAAAGGGCTATGAGCATTGTCTGTAGTGCTATTGGGCTTGTCCTGACCCTGCCCATTATCATCATTGTCGCCTTAGCTATCAAACTGGATTCTCCAGGGCCTGTTTTGTTCGTCCAGGAGCGGGTAGGTAAGGATGGCCGGGTTTTTAAGCTCTATAAGTTTCGTTCCATGAGACAAGACGCCGAGAAAAACGGAGCCAAGTGGGCGGCTCAAAATGATCCACGGGTAACCAGAGTGGGCCGGATTATCCGCAAATTGCGTATCGATGAGATCCCGCAGATGTGGAACGTCCTTAAAGGGGATATGGCTTTCGTGGGGCCTAGGCCAGAGAGGCCCGTATTTGTAGAAAGATTGCGTCGTAAGATTCCCTTTTATGACCAGCGTCATACCGTCCATCCTGGTATCACCGGTTGGGCCCAGGTTTGTTACCCTTATGGAGCCTCGGATGAAGATGCCCTGGAGAAGTTAAAGTATGACCTCTATTACATAAAACATATGTCTCTAGCCCTTGATCTCTACATTATTTTTAAGACCATCAAGATTGTCCTTTTTGGGGAAGGGGCGAGATAG
- a CDS encoding CpsD/CapB family tyrosine-protein kinase, which produces MGKIADALEKFNREKKTPLSTHSIHPEGPPKKEGAGGKDPSEASTSVPGTGALDPRLIVFTQPRSLASEHFKLLRARLINPRQGPVPRVVMVSSAMDKEGKSFVAANLAASVAQSLEYHALLIDCDLRKPSAHIYYGQNNDEGLSDYLQGRTPLPRLLKRPPVEKLSLLTAGPPPNKPSDLLSSARMADLIEEVRSRYPDRLVILDTTPVQLTSEPVNLARFVDTVIFVVRYGKSKRELVEDSIERLGRGKILGVVFNAFEIPPRKYSYFRSKKYYGYYG; this is translated from the coding sequence ATGGGTAAAATCGCCGATGCCTTAGAGAAATTTAACCGAGAAAAGAAGACCCCTCTCTCTACGCATTCTATCCATCCCGAGGGGCCGCCTAAAAAGGAAGGGGCAGGGGGAAAGGATCCTTCGGAGGCATCAACCTCTGTTCCCGGGACCGGGGCCCTTGATCCTCGTCTGATTGTTTTTACTCAGCCTCGCTCCCTGGCCAGTGAGCATTTTAAGTTGCTTCGGGCCCGCTTGATAAATCCCCGCCAAGGCCCGGTTCCTCGGGTGGTTATGGTTTCAAGTGCCATGGACAAAGAGGGCAAGAGCTTTGTGGCCGCCAATTTAGCGGCCTCCGTGGCCCAAAGTTTGGAGTATCATGCCCTTCTCATAGACTGCGACCTACGAAAGCCTTCAGCTCATATTTATTATGGTCAGAACAATGATGAAGGGCTTTCAGACTATCTTCAGGGAAGGACCCCCCTCCCTCGTCTCCTTAAAAGACCTCCAGTAGAAAAACTCAGTCTTCTGACTGCTGGTCCGCCTCCCAACAAGCCTTCAGATCTTCTTTCTTCGGCCCGGATGGCTGATCTTATCGAAGAGGTTCGATCACGCTATCCAGACAGATTGGTCATTCTGGATACCACGCCGGTTCAGCTTACCTCCGAACCAGTCAACCTAGCCAGGTTTGTAGATACTGTTATCTTTGTGGTTCGCTATGGCAAATCAAAGCGAGAACTGGTGGAGGATTCCATAGAGAGGCTGGGAAGGGGAAAGATCCTCGGGGTGGTCTTTAACGCCTTTGAGATTCCTCCTCGCAAGTACTCCTACTTTCGAAGCAAAAAGTACTACGGCTACTATGGTTAA
- a CDS encoding ExeA family protein, whose translation MYKDFYGLRENPFGIAPDPRFLYLSEGHREALAHLIYGVSQRKGFILITGEVGAGKTTLINAFLEKIPQETIVALLSNPRLNRREFFTYLAQAFSLPRAPQDKSDFIFVFTEFLKEAFQSGKNVVLIVDEVQALPEGLFEEIRLLTNLETMRQKLINIILVGQPELLKRLQKPHLYPLKQRITYHYHLTALKDPSEVESYIQARLARAGAERLDLFTPEAVKRIYEVTRGVPRLINILCDHALLTGYLRETRSIGLPIVEECAQEIKIAIDNHSPTEEVSPPKTSRKSKGLMWGAIAVLAFILIAFSLIYYPTIQESLSSLWERLFPSGFP comes from the coding sequence TTGTACAAAGACTTCTACGGGCTTCGAGAAAATCCCTTTGGTATAGCTCCTGACCCTCGTTTTCTCTACCTTAGTGAGGGACACCGGGAGGCCTTGGCCCACCTGATCTATGGTGTCAGTCAGCGTAAAGGCTTTATCCTTATTACCGGGGAGGTTGGAGCCGGCAAGACCACCCTTATTAACGCCTTTCTGGAAAAAATACCCCAAGAGACCATTGTGGCTCTTCTTTCTAACCCTCGTCTTAATCGGAGGGAATTTTTTACTTATTTAGCCCAGGCCTTTTCACTTCCACGGGCCCCTCAGGACAAAAGCGACTTTATCTTCGTTTTCACCGAATTTCTTAAAGAGGCCTTTCAATCGGGAAAAAACGTTGTCCTCATTGTTGACGAGGTCCAGGCCCTTCCAGAAGGGCTCTTTGAGGAGATTCGTCTTTTGACCAATCTTGAAACCATGCGTCAGAAGCTGATTAATATCATCCTGGTGGGGCAACCGGAGCTTTTGAAGCGTCTGCAAAAACCACACCTTTACCCTCTCAAACAGCGTATTACCTATCACTATCACCTAACGGCCTTAAAAGACCCCTCAGAGGTAGAAAGCTACATCCAGGCCAGATTGGCTAGGGCTGGAGCCGAACGTCTTGACCTTTTTACTCCCGAGGCCGTTAAGCGGATCTACGAGGTAACCCGAGGGGTTCCTCGCCTGATTAATATTCTTTGTGATCATGCCCTTCTTACCGGTTATCTTCGAGAAACAAGATCCATAGGCCTTCCCATTGTTGAAGAATGTGCTCAGGAGATAAAAATTGCTATTGATAACCACAGTCCGACAGAGGAGGTATCTCCCCCCAAAACCTCTCGGAAAAGTAAAGGTCTTATGTGGGGGGCTATAGCCGTTTTGGCGTTTATTCTGATTGCCTTTTCTCTGATTTACTATCCAACCATCCAAGAGTCCTTATCTTCTCTATGGGAAAGACTTTTCCCCTCAGGTTTTCCATAG
- a CDS encoding XrtA system polysaccharide chain length determinant: MEANQQAQFDLDKYLNLARRRKWILIFTPIPLLILGILYCFTAPKVYKTSTTIVVVRQKVPESYVQSTVTGDVQERIQAIWQEITSRTNLERVIEQFDLYPEMRAKYPMETVVETMRKKIKVEIPRRSKGNIFVLSYEGRDPVLIARVTNALANMFIEENLKLREEQARSTSEFLAQELARMEAELLKREKAIKDFKKKYMGELPEQRQTNMAMLQRLTDQLEIIQENIRAAEDRKILLQRQLNEEIELQKRRQKEALSASTRDETREGTSDVEILKKRLASLLTRYTEQHPDVIRLKAMIKKLEKEQKEEAKDSKTKDDNQVINPVILDIKRQLEALNIELSKLRLEAKDVKKKIQFYQKRLENTAEREQQLIDLTRDYENLQKTYQTLLAKKIAAEQAEALERYQKGEQFRIIDPARVPEKPSKPNVKKILALTLVLSLGLGVGLALAMEFLSKAFYDVEQVETELKIPVIAAVPLILNQKERRRRFYKNLVFTGMAVVGYLIVAGLLFLLIKNNPGLI; this comes from the coding sequence ATGGAAGCCAATCAGCAGGCTCAGTTTGATCTTGACAAGTATTTGAATCTTGCCCGTAGAAGGAAGTGGATTTTGATCTTTACCCCTATCCCTTTGCTCATCTTGGGTATTCTTTACTGCTTCACTGCTCCTAAGGTGTACAAAACATCAACTACTATCGTTGTCGTCAGACAAAAAGTGCCCGAAAGCTATGTTCAATCTACCGTAACTGGAGACGTTCAGGAGCGCATTCAGGCCATCTGGCAGGAGATCACCAGCCGGACTAATCTAGAGCGGGTCATCGAACAGTTTGATCTTTACCCGGAGATGCGGGCCAAATATCCTATGGAGACAGTAGTTGAGACCATGCGAAAGAAGATCAAGGTAGAGATACCCCGGAGAAGTAAGGGGAATATTTTTGTTCTCAGCTATGAAGGGAGAGATCCTGTTCTTATTGCTCGGGTGACCAACGCCTTGGCCAACATGTTCATCGAAGAAAATCTTAAACTTAGAGAAGAACAGGCTAGAAGTACTTCGGAATTCTTGGCTCAGGAGCTGGCCCGCATGGAAGCCGAGCTCCTAAAGAGGGAAAAGGCCATCAAAGACTTTAAGAAGAAATACATGGGGGAGCTTCCTGAGCAGCGCCAGACCAACATGGCCATGCTCCAGAGGCTCACCGATCAGCTGGAGATTATTCAGGAGAATATTCGGGCTGCTGAAGACCGGAAGATTCTTCTCCAGCGGCAACTCAATGAGGAGATAGAGCTCCAGAAGCGTCGTCAGAAAGAAGCCTTATCGGCTTCAACCCGGGATGAGACCCGGGAAGGGACCTCGGATGTGGAAATCCTTAAAAAACGCCTGGCCTCCCTTCTTACTCGCTACACTGAGCAACATCCTGATGTCATCAGGCTTAAGGCCATGATCAAAAAGCTGGAGAAAGAGCAAAAGGAAGAGGCTAAAGATTCAAAGACCAAAGATGACAATCAGGTGATCAATCCGGTTATTTTAGATATCAAACGCCAGCTTGAAGCCCTGAATATAGAGCTGAGCAAGCTGCGTTTAGAGGCCAAAGATGTTAAAAAGAAGATTCAGTTTTACCAGAAAAGATTGGAGAATACAGCTGAAAGGGAGCAACAACTTATAGACCTCACCCGAGACTACGAGAATCTCCAGAAGACCTACCAGACCCTTTTGGCCAAAAAGATAGCGGCCGAACAGGCCGAGGCCCTTGAGCGCTATCAGAAAGGGGAGCAATTTAGAATTATTGATCCGGCCCGGGTGCCAGAGAAGCCTTCAAAACCGAATGTAAAGAAGATCTTGGCCCTGACGCTGGTTCTCTCCTTGGGGCTAGGAGTGGGGTTGGCCTTGGCCATGGAATTTCTAAGTAAGGCCTTCTACGATGTAGAACAGGTGGAAACCGAACTCAAGATTCCGGTTATTGCCGCTGTTCCCCTTATCCTTAATCAGAAAGAGAGAAGAAGGCGCTTTTATAAGAACTTGGTCTTTACGGGGATGGCGGTCGTCGGTTACTTGATAGTAGCTGGACTTCTCTTCCTCCTCATTAAGAACAATCCGGGCCTAATTTAA
- a CDS encoding outer membrane beta-barrel protein — MVHRLVFCLLLLFLFLTFSVRASELRLMPRVFMSEEYTDNLYLAPTGEKSDWITVLGPGISLKQVTQYRSLGVDYELGITRYKREDRNDSTRQTLTIFWDEQLRERLFMNISEIFYRTEQPSEFRYQPDILAVRRTRKPSYRNTVSGRLSYQFAEKGFLDLHYSDNRFGSDDPAVEDSLQYSPGFGLRYGWGPRHEAGLDLTWSRYEYDTKPGQESWSPSFSYTYRLNPHTSVGLQYSYTTMDFKSSAQNDYETHSFSLSYNQSPTETLSYSLSLGYYLRDTEESGQDSSLTYTFNLNRRFEHYNVSLSGASGYRGQYVDAENRGFTQYRRFSASISAELGPYITGQASAYYSTQEYKDINDRTDDFYGFSCSIKRMLNPKINVSLSYSYRIRDAEQSSEEYRENSLILRINLSHEIRR; from the coding sequence ATGGTTCATAGACTTGTTTTTTGTTTGCTCCTGCTTTTTCTTTTCTTGACTTTCAGTGTCCGGGCTTCCGAGCTTCGCTTAATGCCTCGGGTTTTCATGTCCGAAGAATATACTGACAATCTCTACCTTGCTCCAACTGGAGAGAAGTCAGATTGGATTACCGTTTTGGGGCCGGGTATCAGCCTGAAACAGGTGACTCAATATCGCAGTCTAGGAGTCGACTATGAACTGGGAATAACCAGGTATAAAAGAGAAGACCGAAATGACTCTACCCGTCAGACCCTGACCATCTTTTGGGATGAGCAACTAAGAGAGCGTCTTTTTATGAACATCTCAGAGATCTTTTATCGGACAGAACAACCTTCGGAGTTTAGATACCAGCCAGATATACTGGCCGTCCGTCGTACCCGGAAGCCTTCTTACCGAAATACTGTTTCGGGAAGGCTTTCTTATCAATTTGCCGAGAAAGGGTTCCTTGACCTTCATTATTCCGATAACCGTTTTGGCTCGGACGATCCGGCTGTAGAGGATAGCCTTCAATACAGCCCCGGGTTTGGTTTGAGATATGGTTGGGGGCCCAGACATGAGGCCGGTCTGGATCTTACCTGGAGCCGGTACGAATATGACACTAAGCCGGGGCAGGAGAGCTGGAGTCCATCATTTTCTTACACTTATCGTTTAAATCCTCATACCTCTGTGGGGCTACAATACTCTTATACCACTATGGACTTTAAATCTTCGGCCCAAAATGACTATGAAACTCATAGTTTTTCGCTATCTTACAACCAATCTCCTACCGAGACTCTGAGCTATAGTTTAAGTTTGGGATATTATCTCAGAGATACAGAAGAGAGCGGCCAAGACAGTAGCCTGACTTACACTTTTAATCTTAATCGAAGATTTGAACACTATAATGTTTCTCTCTCAGGGGCTAGCGGCTACCGTGGACAATATGTCGATGCTGAAAATAGAGGTTTTACTCAGTATAGACGCTTTTCTGCTTCGATCTCAGCCGAATTAGGGCCGTATATTACTGGTCAGGCCTCAGCCTATTATAGCACCCAGGAGTATAAAGACATTAATGACAGAACGGACGATTTTTATGGTTTTTCTTGTTCTATAAAAAGAATGCTGAATCCCAAAATAAATGTTTCTTTGTCATACTCTTATAGAATCAGAGATGCGGAACAATCCAGCGAAGAATATCGGGAAAATAGCCTAATTTTAAGAATAAATTTATCTCATGAGATAAGAAGGTAA
- a CDS encoding polysaccharide biosynthesis/export family protein, translating to MKTAFLRGLLFLSLCLFLGKGLAGAETTSVEGPYTIGPGDVLEVLVWHEPDLSRSEIIVRTDGMITLPLVNDIRAAGLTPMELKGAIEKKLKKYIEVPEVSVTVKQSYKVFYIIGKINKPGEYPLVKRLTVLQALSKAGGLAEWANEENIIILRREGNKEKKLRFNYKRVIQGEDLEQNIFIRPDDTIVVP from the coding sequence ATGAAAACTGCCTTCTTAAGGGGGCTGCTTTTTTTGTCTTTGTGCCTCTTTTTAGGGAAGGGGCTTGCCGGGGCTGAAACGACTTCGGTGGAAGGGCCTTATACTATAGGCCCCGGAGATGTTCTTGAAGTTTTGGTCTGGCATGAGCCAGATCTTTCCCGAAGTGAGATCATCGTTCGCACCGATGGAATGATCACCCTTCCGCTTGTAAACGATATTCGAGCTGCTGGTCTGACACCGATGGAGCTTAAAGGGGCTATAGAAAAAAAACTTAAAAAGTATATTGAGGTTCCCGAAGTTTCGGTAACGGTAAAGCAAAGCTATAAGGTCTTTTATATCATCGGAAAGATAAACAAACCGGGGGAATATCCTCTGGTTAAGAGATTAACAGTGCTTCAGGCCCTTTCTAAGGCCGGGGGGCTGGCCGAATGGGCCAATGAGGAAAACATCATTATCCTGCGACGTGAAGGGAATAAGGAAAAGAAGCTTCGCTTTAATTACAAAAGGGTAATCCAGGGGGAAGATCTGGAACAGAACATATTCATTCGGCCGGACGATACCATCGTTGTTCCCTAA